The Tursiops truncatus isolate mTurTru1 chromosome 11, mTurTru1.mat.Y, whole genome shotgun sequence genomic sequence TATAAAGAGAGACAAAGATTAACAAGGGAGTTTACTGAAGATGTATCCATTAAGAACAATAACTACTAATGGTCATTAATAAGAAAGTGGTAAAAAGTGACAGAATAgccatatatatgtttattgtaGGTTGTGCCATGAAATATAATAATCTCAGTTTCAACCAATGTGACTttcatatctacatatatatgtgatgtgactgcacacacacacacacacacacacacacacacacacacacacacacatacacacacgtataagtacatataaagaaaaagaagagattatAAGGGAGTCCACCAAAATGTTTTCATGATGATTATCATTATCTCTGGACAGGAGGAATCACAGGCATATTGATTTTGATCCtcatacttttttatatttttcaaattttataccatgatgctctttttcttttacGATACAAGTTCTTTCAGCTGTAGTAACAGATGATGTGAGGCATCCGGTGAAGATGCTTAGTACAGAGGGTCGTATAGAAGAGGTTTTGAAAGGTAGAGGGCTGCCTCTTTCATTCTTCACTACAGATTGCGAAACAGGACGAACTTCTATCAGAATGCGATAGCTCCAAATAGAAAAAGGAATGCATGACGTTATTGCGTAAGTACCGTTATTACCTTCTTCTTTTCCCCAATcccacttattttttctttcttttgaagatCCCTGGGATGAGGGAGACCTGAGATTTGCGCCTTTGAACTCCACGGCGCACTCATTCTCCAGCAGCTCCGAATCAAACCTGAGTCTCTCTGTGGGCTATTTCCCCTGTGAGGACAACTTTTCCTATGAGAACATCGTCTCCTGTGAAGACACATCTTCTGAAGGTCCTTCAATCCACTTTGTCCCTCCTATCCAAGGGACATGGTGGACTGAAAACATAGGGAGACTCCTGGGGAGATGAGACCAAATACAGGACGACCCAGAGCAGTTTTGCAAACTAAGAATCACCCTGGCCTGGGATGTTGACATGGCCTCTAAGAATTCAGACTCGATGGCTAATTGGGACCTAAGTGGAGACAACCAGTGGATAGACAAGTATCCCAAAGAGAAGACACAACTGACTCTCAGCAAACTGGACGGTCTTGTGCAAAAGCTTGAGAAATTTCTTGAGAACCAGTAAGATGACGAAGATGAGGACTGTGTGTTCCATGAATCTGTTCAGCAGGAAGACTCTCAGCTGTCTAGCAGCTCCCCTCCAGGTATGGCTCAGGTTAGTCATCAAGAACATGAGAGCTGTCAACACTTGGCCAAGTTCAACCCATCAGAAAATGAAGATGTCATCCAGTTTCCACAGATTCCTCCAAGGCTTCAGAAGTGAGCACAGAGGTGCCTCACAGGCAAGCAGGGGCCAGGCCTGGCGGAGGGGCCAGGTGGGAATACACAGAGAATTACTACCTGCTGTAAAAGGGTCAGAGTGGAGCTGAAGGGAAAAAACTGAGGAGCACCAAGGCAGAGAAGAGGGtaggaaagtaaagaaaaagccAAGAATTATGACCAAAataggtgtgcatgtgtgtgtgcgtgggtgtGTGTAAGTATTAATGAGTACTGAAACTGTGCATGTACAGTTGGGTCACTTTTGGTTAAAGGATTTGAGCTCCATAAATGGATAAATATTGACCCCACTGTTGTCTAGGTTACACAATATCTAAAACTCATTTTCTTGGCAGATAATAAGCGAGGTGACTGGCAGCCAAAGGACAAGTATTGCAGAGACCTCCTCAATCTCATCAGGTCCGCAAGAGAAGGAGGACACTCACTCCAGCACACAAGCCCTCTCCTGTCTGAACTTCGGGTGGATCTTCCGCTGGCTAAGGCACCAAGTCCTCCCTTCATTCTGGGGGAGAGAGCACCCCGAGAAGGCCACTGAGAGCCCCCATCAGCTAGCGCAAAAGAAACGACTCTCTCACGGAAGCAAGAGAATCCAACCTCAAGAATCCCTCGAATTGGGCCACCCCATATCGccagatttttaaactttttgatagCCCCTATTCTACAATCCCCATGAgctattttttccccaataaacaaaatacatattcttgTTATCCATGTCTTCCGCTCCCAGCTCAAGATGCTGGCTCAGGCTGAACGTTTATATGTTGGCCCGAAGACGGAAATATATTCTCTGGGAAGTTTCAGTATTATCATCCTTCCTAACTTGAAGGCattctttttccctcctctctccacttctttctgtatttcaccctatttcactttatatattttaacctaTTTTCTCATTCATCCAAATCCCCACTTTCTGAAGGCAGCAGTACAGCCCATCGAATTCCCAGCATGGCAGGACGGCTTTGGTTGAACCTGCAGGACTCAAGCAAGTGGCAGAGGATACCAAGTCCCTCAGGAAGCTAAGTTCAGTTGGCAGTGTCAGGCGTTCAAGGCGGCGGATCTGATGTTCCCAGAAGACCTGACTGGTTCTAGTGCACCTTACCTTGGCTAGAATAAGTAGCCCACTTAGGAGGAATGCGAGGGTGGGGAATGCCTAACTCTCCTTATTCATAAGATGGGGAAGGTAATAATACAGacttcataaggttgttgtgagaattaatgagataatgcaaGCACTTGAATAATATCATTACTAACGTTATTGCTATGATTCATTCTCCTGAGGATATCCCCAGAAGCCCTGATCCAAGGAACATCCAAGAGTGGGAGGTTAAGAGTCAGTTCTCATTGAAATATTTCCCACACAGAAGCAATATTTACAAAAAGTTATGGGTTTCAGCAGATCTTGACTCAACCAAGTTCC encodes the following:
- the C11H12orf71 gene encoding LOW QUALITY PROTEIN: uncharacterized protein C12orf71 homolog (The sequence of the model RefSeq protein was modified relative to this genomic sequence to represent the inferred CDS: substituted 2 bases at 2 genomic stop codons) gives rise to the protein MCVHAYPWDEGDLRFAPLNSTAHSFSSSSESNLSLSVGYFPCEDNFSYENIVSCEDTSSEGPSIHFVPPIQGTWWTENIGRLLGRXDQIQDDPEQFCKLRITLAWDVDMASKNSDSMANWDLSGDNQWIDKYPKEKTQLTLSKLDGLVQKLEKFLENQXDDEDEDCVFHESVQQEDSQLSSSSPPGMAQIISEVTGSQRTSIAETSSISSGPQEKEDTHSSTQALSCLNFGWIFRWLRHQVLPSFWGREHPEKATESPHQLAQKKRLSHGSKRIQPQESLELGHPISPDF